Proteins encoded in a region of the Photobacterium angustum genome:
- the gltS gene encoding sodium/glutamate symporter translates to MNTTIQINELESLLIAIIVLFLGYFINSKVAILRKYNIPEPIVGGLVVAVIITIFHFQGFDISFKLSMQNALMEMFFATVGLAASYKLLAKGGSRVFLFLALATVFIVIQNGVGVGLSKLLGLDPLLGLVVGSITLSGGHGTGAAWAHTFSTDYGLNTLELSMACATFGLVMGGIIGGPVAQRLINKYNLKSDFGESGNHHIDHPDLVTYSDKEEDRITSKNTIEVLFILLVCVAGASHAKEFVDSFGINALRIPEFVYALFIGVFITNFCEGTKCYKINKETVDALGTISLSLFLAMALMSLHLWELMDLALPMLVILVVQTIVLALFTYFVTFRVMGKNYDAAIIAGGHCGFGMGATPTAVMNMGALVSRNGPSPQAFMVVPIVGAFFIDITNLLVLQGYMSFLGH, encoded by the coding sequence ATGAACACAACTATTCAAATTAATGAGCTCGAATCATTGCTCATAGCAATAATCGTGCTTTTTCTAGGTTACTTTATTAATAGTAAAGTTGCGATTTTAAGAAAATATAACATTCCAGAGCCGATTGTTGGTGGCTTGGTTGTTGCTGTTATTATAACAATTTTTCATTTCCAAGGGTTTGATATTAGCTTCAAGCTAAGTATGCAAAACGCATTAATGGAAATGTTTTTCGCAACAGTAGGTCTTGCTGCTAGCTACAAGCTTTTAGCTAAAGGTGGATCGCGCGTGTTCTTATTCTTAGCCTTAGCAACGGTATTCATTGTTATTCAAAATGGTGTTGGTGTTGGCTTGAGTAAACTGCTTGGTCTAGATCCATTACTAGGGCTTGTTGTCGGCTCAATTACATTATCAGGCGGTCATGGTACAGGTGCAGCTTGGGCGCATACCTTCTCTACTGACTATGGCTTAAATACGCTTGAATTATCGATGGCATGTGCAACATTTGGTTTAGTTATGGGGGGGATTATTGGAGGACCTGTCGCACAGCGTCTTATTAATAAATACAACCTAAAATCAGATTTTGGTGAAAGCGGTAATCACCATATTGATCACCCAGATCTTGTTACATACAGTGATAAAGAAGAAGATCGTATTACCTCAAAGAATACGATTGAAGTATTATTTATTCTTCTTGTCTGTGTTGCTGGTGCATCACATGCTAAAGAATTTGTAGATAGCTTCGGCATTAATGCACTTCGTATTCCTGAATTTGTGTACGCACTTTTCATTGGTGTTTTCATTACTAACTTTTGTGAAGGTACTAAGTGTTACAAAATCAATAAGGAAACCGTTGATGCCTTAGGTACTATTTCGTTATCTCTATTCCTTGCAATGGCACTAATGAGCCTGCACTTATGGGAATTAATGGATCTCGCATTACCTATGTTGGTGATTCTTGTAGTACAAACCATTGTGCTAGCACTATTTACTTATTTCGTGACTTTCCGCGTAATGGGTAAAAATTACGATGCTGCAATTATTGCAGGTGGTCACTGTGGTTTTGGTATGGGCGCAACACCAACAGCTGTAATGAACATGGGTGCGCTTGTATCGCGAAATGGGCCATCACCACAAGCATTTATGGTAGTACCTATTGTTGGTGCTTTCTTTATTGATATTACTAACCTACTTGTACTACAGGGCTATATGAGTTTCCTTGGTCACTAA
- a CDS encoding EAL domain-containing protein, whose translation MNGLKPYLLALLVPLVAMVTILSLYFYQKDSVQLAEHIKENELRQLESLIQISHLHLNTITEDLNRLTYQLRQEPLHEPLRVLEKANVLKQFKSILVTSELYDSIRLIDYKNNQVLLLNKVKDGFHIDYSKVIEEPQELRNIDHTFSLNNKISYIYKHQNKVSFYQHLKLEHSNWVVQLSYHQIPVSNIASNKERTNFIINNDAKWITQPYLNKSLNPSGHDNTSSDDVLFSVTYPYLWNAVKRLNKGQTIIGDYLYTYTPLIFIDKSLNKNIDKNTSEWVLVSSLNLDKELNNLYFSNFTRIRLAAIYITFFILIISSVMLARRLIKNRKNEQILRKQRDDNLKRYEAVIKNSEDGIVVLNKNRVITAINDAAFKILNIHSRALQKPLIGLFYSKQIQDELTTLLNTIDQLPNTEHLKTHIKLKYKRSKHLEVIATKQVENIEDNILLHIADVTYWVNREKKLQALSRAAEQSAESVIITDKNGFIQYVNTAYIKMSNKPLNQLIGSHSSICINDYIENKNEQDELISKLVSGQSIRHVITKKKDNDIIYVDYTISPIRGDDGKICNYIATSKDITDRVSYENRLHRLAHYDALTQLPNRTMFTQDIAHSMQEAIRHKAQIAIVVIDLELTKQLHESMSNEDIEKILLIVSKRIKSNLRETDVLARIDSDEFGILIRSFHDLQTITQVAERLLQNTNAPLSIDSQVISISTNIGIALSSDAESDPKLIQKYAHIALYRAKGLSGSNYCYFTESMEAENIQRLILESDLRKSVGSDQYEYFYQPKVNANTHTLCGVEALLRWKNSKGEYRSPIDVIPVLESSELIIDAGRYLINQACLQLKSWQDKGYFFDIAINISARQLLEADLVETITHAINNTGCNPHYLELELTESVLMCDVNFALKQLKSLRELGIKIAIDDFGTGYSSLAYLSRFPINILKVDREFIKDLPSNKDSITICRSIIELAHNLNLTIVAEGVETEEQLKFLESLGVEELQGYYFDKPLPISDFENKYLTTNEIRSTLS comes from the coding sequence GTGAATGGGTTAAAACCGTATCTTCTTGCCCTTTTAGTACCATTGGTTGCTATGGTGACGATTTTAAGTCTCTATTTTTACCAGAAAGACAGTGTTCAACTTGCAGAACATATAAAAGAAAATGAACTTCGTCAGTTAGAGTCTCTAATACAAATCAGTCACTTACACCTAAATACTATCACTGAAGATTTAAACCGTCTCACTTATCAATTGCGGCAAGAGCCTCTTCACGAGCCGTTACGGGTCTTGGAAAAGGCGAATGTACTAAAACAATTTAAGAGTATCCTTGTTACCTCAGAGCTCTATGACTCCATTCGATTAATTGACTATAAAAACAACCAAGTCCTTCTCCTGAACAAGGTGAAAGATGGCTTTCATATTGATTACAGTAAAGTCATTGAAGAACCACAAGAATTAAGAAATATAGATCATACATTTTCTCTTAATAATAAAATAAGCTACATTTATAAACATCAAAATAAAGTATCATTTTATCAACATTTAAAATTAGAACACAGCAATTGGGTTGTACAGCTAAGTTACCACCAAATCCCTGTGAGTAATATTGCAAGCAATAAAGAGCGTACAAATTTTATTATTAACAATGATGCAAAATGGATCACACAGCCATACTTAAACAAATCACTTAACCCATCAGGACATGATAATACAAGTTCTGATGACGTACTTTTCTCTGTTACCTATCCTTATTTATGGAACGCAGTAAAACGATTAAACAAAGGACAAACAATCATTGGCGATTATCTTTATACCTATACCCCACTGATATTTATAGATAAAAGCCTAAATAAGAATATAGATAAAAACACATCAGAGTGGGTGTTAGTTTCATCACTAAATTTAGATAAAGAACTAAACAACCTTTATTTTTCTAATTTTACCCGAATACGTTTAGCCGCAATTTATATTACTTTTTTTATTTTAATTATTAGCTCAGTAATGTTGGCAAGGCGATTAATTAAAAATCGTAAAAATGAGCAGATATTACGCAAGCAACGTGATGACAATTTAAAAAGATATGAAGCGGTTATTAAAAACAGCGAAGATGGCATTGTAGTACTCAATAAAAATAGAGTGATTACAGCGATTAATGACGCTGCTTTTAAAATACTTAATATTCATTCTCGCGCTTTACAAAAACCATTAATTGGCCTCTTCTATTCAAAACAAATTCAAGATGAACTCACAACCTTACTTAATACTATTGATCAATTACCTAACACCGAGCATTTAAAGACTCATATAAAACTTAAATATAAACGTTCAAAACACCTTGAAGTTATTGCAACTAAGCAAGTTGAAAATATTGAAGATAACATTCTACTTCATATTGCTGATGTGACTTATTGGGTTAATCGTGAAAAGAAATTACAAGCTTTATCTCGCGCAGCAGAACAAAGCGCAGAATCCGTTATCATTACCGATAAAAATGGTTTTATTCAGTATGTAAATACGGCTTATATAAAAATGAGTAACAAGCCTTTAAATCAGCTTATTGGTAGCCACAGCTCAATTTGTATAAATGATTATATCGAGAATAAAAATGAACAAGATGAACTCATTAGCAAATTGGTCTCAGGACAATCCATTCGCCATGTTATTACTAAAAAAAAGGATAACGATATAATCTATGTGGATTATACCATTTCACCAATTCGCGGTGATGATGGCAAAATTTGTAACTACATTGCAACAAGTAAAGACATAACAGACAGAGTCAGTTATGAGAATAGATTACACCGTCTTGCACACTATGATGCTTTAACCCAATTACCTAATAGAACAATGTTTACTCAAGATATTGCTCACAGTATGCAAGAAGCCATTCGACATAAGGCTCAAATAGCTATCGTAGTGATTGATTTAGAGTTAACCAAACAGCTTCATGAATCCATGAGCAATGAAGACATTGAAAAAATCCTTTTAATCGTCTCAAAACGGATTAAATCCAATTTACGTGAGACAGATGTTTTAGCCCGTATTGATAGCGATGAGTTTGGCATCTTAATCAGATCATTTCACGATTTACAAACAATCACACAAGTGGCCGAACGATTACTACAAAATACTAATGCGCCATTATCTATTGATAGCCAAGTGATTTCTATTTCAACTAACATTGGTATTGCATTAAGTTCAGATGCAGAATCAGATCCTAAGCTGATACAAAAATACGCACACATTGCCTTATATCGCGCTAAAGGATTATCTGGAAGTAACTACTGCTATTTCACTGAATCAATGGAAGCCGAAAATATTCAACGTTTAATACTTGAGTCTGACCTACGCAAATCCGTTGGTAGTGATCAATATGAATACTTCTATCAACCTAAGGTGAATGCTAATACGCACACACTGTGCGGTGTTGAAGCCCTACTGCGCTGGAAAAATAGTAAAGGAGAATATCGTTCACCTATCGATGTCATTCCCGTTTTAGAGTCATCAGAACTTATTATCGATGCTGGGCGATACCTGATAAATCAAGCATGCCTTCAATTGAAATCATGGCAAGACAAAGGGTATTTTTTTGACATTGCAATAAATATTTCAGCAAGACAGTTATTAGAGGCAGACTTAGTTGAAACAATAACGCACGCGATAAATAATACAGGCTGTAACCCTCATTACCTAGAACTTGAATTAACAGAAAGCGTACTTATGTGTGATGTTAATTTTGCTTTAAAGCAGCTTAAGTCTTTACGTGAACTAGGCATTAAAATCGCTATTGATGATTTCGGCACTGGTTACTCTTCCCTTGCTTACCTTTCGCGCTTTCCTATAAATATTCTAAAAGTCGATAGAGAGTTCATCAAAGATCTACCTTCTAATAAAGACAGCATTACGATTTGTCGCTCTATTATAGAGCTTGCCCATAATTTAAATTTAACAATCGTCGCTGAAGGTGTTGAAACAGAAGAACAACTTAAGTTCTTAGAATCTTTAGGCGTGGAAGAGTTACAAGGCTATTATTTTGATAAACCATTACCAATATCGGATTTTGAGAATAAATATTTAACAACAAATGAAATAAGGTCAACTTTAAGTTGA
- a CDS encoding DsrE/DsrF/TusD sulfur relay family protein → MQTILIVINDAPYGSERPFNALRLAIKLNEQEEQSVSLKLFLMSDAVMCAMKQQNPVEGYDIQQMLEILIAQGSEIKLCKTCCCARGLSESLLIEDCEIGSLDDLASWTLKAKKVLTF, encoded by the coding sequence ATGCAAACTATTTTAATCGTTATCAATGACGCTCCTTATGGCTCTGAGCGTCCTTTTAATGCATTACGCTTAGCAATTAAACTTAATGAACAGGAAGAACAATCTGTAAGCCTCAAATTGTTTTTAATGTCTGATGCTGTGATGTGTGCGATGAAACAGCAAAATCCGGTAGAAGGCTATGATATTCAACAAATGCTTGAAATCCTTATCGCACAAGGAAGCGAAATCAAATTGTGTAAAACCTGTTGTTGCGCGCGCGGGCTGTCTGAGTCATTACTCATTGAAGATTGTGAAATAGGGTCGTTAGATGATTTAGCAAGTTGGACGCTAAAAGCAAAAAAAGTACTAACATTTTAA
- a CDS encoding 5-carboxymethyl-2-hydroxymuconate Delta-isomerase, with protein sequence MPHCIIEYAKDLETEINLNELMATTHYATFSSGLFDEEDIKTRAIPYELYRTGTTEKPFVHITVRVLPGRDPKQKDNLSEVILHQVAAMFHNDICVTVEIEDINQQSYRKYVI encoded by the coding sequence GTGCCGCATTGCATTATTGAATATGCCAAAGATCTTGAAACAGAGATTAATTTAAATGAATTAATGGCAACAACTCATTACGCGACGTTTAGTTCAGGTCTTTTTGATGAAGAAGATATAAAAACCCGTGCCATACCTTATGAGTTATATCGTACAGGGACAACCGAAAAGCCTTTTGTTCATATTACCGTAAGGGTGCTTCCTGGTAGAGATCCGAAGCAAAAAGATAATCTATCTGAAGTCATCTTGCATCAAGTGGCAGCAATGTTCCACAATGATATTTGTGTCACAGTAGAAATTGAAGATATTAATCAGCAATCTTATCGCAAGTATGTCATATAA
- a CDS encoding cystatin domain-containing protein gives MNKKVLLIALSSVALVACNSAKDVTSDEANMQESCNFSHAIVGGWAQGDITPEVEQAAKDAVKAISGDHQLGKIYHVTQQVVAGMNYSITFSIENGDYYNATVFRSLQNTYDVKDVKQVSSVASNCDVHK, from the coding sequence ATGAATAAGAAAGTTTTATTAATTGCTTTAAGCTCTGTTGCGTTAGTTGCATGTAATTCGGCAAAAGACGTAACTTCGGATGAGGCGAATATGCAAGAAAGTTGTAATTTTTCTCACGCAATTGTTGGTGGTTGGGCACAAGGCGACATAACACCTGAAGTGGAACAAGCAGCAAAAGATGCCGTTAAAGCAATCTCTGGTGATCATCAGCTAGGTAAAATTTATCATGTAACACAGCAAGTAGTTGCAGGTATGAACTACTCAATTACGTTTAGTATTGAAAATGGTGATTACTACAATGCGACTGTTTTCCGTAGCCTACAGAATACTTATGATGTTAAAGATGTAAAACAAGTATCATCAGTAGCTTCGAACTGTGATGTACATAAGTAA
- a CDS encoding Qnr family pentapeptide repeat protein, whose translation MHVVGQCYQDENFSKQELSEATFENCQFYRCDFSRANLVEASFINCNFIDVGDDKGCDFSYSKLKDASFKQCNLSMASFRNAQCFGIEMRQSNLQGVDFQYASFSNYITHNTFFCSAFISGCNLRYSNFEDIKLEQCELFENRWNGANLLATSFKGSDLSRGEFSSEQWRQCVVEDADLCHVDLEGVDIRRVNLSGVKICDWQQEQLLSQLGIIVL comes from the coding sequence ATGCATGTTGTAGGTCAGTGTTATCAAGATGAAAACTTTTCTAAACAAGAATTGTCTGAAGCTACTTTTGAAAATTGTCAGTTTTATCGTTGTGATTTTTCACGTGCAAATTTAGTTGAAGCGAGTTTTATCAACTGTAATTTTATTGATGTAGGGGATGACAAAGGCTGTGATTTTTCCTATTCAAAACTCAAAGATGCGAGTTTTAAGCAGTGTAATTTGTCAATGGCTAGTTTTCGTAATGCGCAGTGTTTTGGCATAGAAATGCGACAATCTAATCTCCAAGGCGTTGATTTTCAATATGCTTCTTTTTCAAATTATATTACCCATAATACTTTCTTTTGCTCTGCATTTATAAGCGGCTGCAATTTACGTTACAGCAATTTCGAAGACATAAAATTAGAGCAGTGCGAACTGTTTGAAAACCGATGGAACGGGGCTAATTTGTTGGCTACATCGTTTAAAGGATCTGACTTAAGTCGCGGTGAGTTTTCATCTGAGCAGTGGCGCCAATGCGTTGTAGAAGACGCAGATCTCTGTCATGTGGATTTAGAGGGTGTTGATATTCGACGTGTAAATTTAAGTGGTGTAAAAATTTGCGATTGGCAACAAGAGCAATTACTAAGTCAACTGGGCATTATTGTGCTTTAA
- a CDS encoding VOC family protein, with the protein MEYLHTMVRVSNLDASLDFYCNKLGLVEIRRKESERGRFTLVFLAAPNQAETAKETQSPLLELTYNWDPESYTGGRNFGHLAFAVDNIYDLCAHLQNNGVVINRPPRDGHMAFVRSPDGISIELLQKGDALEAAEPWASMQNQGEW; encoded by the coding sequence ATGGAATACTTACATACCATGGTACGAGTGAGCAACTTAGATGCTTCACTGGATTTTTACTGTAACAAGCTTGGTTTGGTAGAAATTCGACGTAAAGAAAGCGAACGTGGACGTTTTACACTAGTATTTTTAGCTGCACCTAATCAGGCAGAAACGGCAAAAGAAACACAGTCGCCTTTATTAGAACTAACTTATAACTGGGATCCAGAATCGTACACTGGTGGTCGTAATTTTGGTCACCTCGCTTTTGCCGTCGATAATATTTACGATTTATGTGCTCATTTACAAAATAATGGAGTCGTTATTAACCGCCCACCCCGTGATGGACATATGGCATTTGTGCGTTCACCTGATGGTATTTCGATTGAACTGCTACAAAAAGGCGACGCACTAGAAGCAGCTGAACCTTGGGCTTCGATGCAAAACCAAGGTGAATGGTAA
- a CDS encoding Na+/H+ antiporter NhaC family protein — MNLVQYSDSLLSVVPPLLAVVLAITTRRVLLSLGLGIVAGAILLNDYSPLAALQYIVNKVVGLVWADGAVNSGNVNMIIFMLLLGGLISLMTATGATKAFAEWGVRRCKDRRSANMLTGLMVFAFFIDDFFHSLSVGPICRPVTDRFNISRAKLAYLLDSTAAPVCVITPISSWGAYIIAILSGILVTNHITDISAISLFVQMIPMNLYAVFTLLMVIVVIFFQLNIGPMRQHEEWAEEGKLWDESKGHPKGLEITTESEGQGTMIDMVLPILTLTVSSVIFMIISGAEVLSAKGEAFSLIASLEHTDLGASLVNASLCSLAVSILLALRLKLPRKTWLTAAPQGVQAMIPAIIILLFAWTIGTVVSDMSTGQYLASLTKGGFPTELLPALVFILSCAMSFATGTSWGTFGIMLPLAGDMAVASDAHLLMPMLSAVLAGSVFGDHSSPISSTSILSATGAGSHHMDHVMTQLPYALTVAIGALLGYLAMGILSSTVAGIAVSSVWFLACCTIHLRRHKKQLQAVIA, encoded by the coding sequence ATGAATCTAGTTCAATATTCTGACTCCCTGCTATCTGTTGTACCACCCTTGCTGGCGGTTGTTTTAGCAATCACTACACGACGTGTATTGTTATCACTTGGCCTTGGTATTGTTGCAGGCGCAATCCTTCTTAATGATTACAGCCCTTTAGCGGCGCTTCAATATATCGTAAATAAAGTTGTAGGCCTTGTTTGGGCAGACGGTGCTGTTAATAGCGGTAACGTTAATATGATCATCTTCATGCTTTTGCTCGGTGGTTTGATCAGCTTAATGACAGCAACTGGTGCAACTAAAGCGTTTGCTGAATGGGGTGTTCGTCGCTGTAAAGATCGTCGTAGCGCAAATATGCTAACGGGTTTAATGGTTTTTGCTTTCTTTATTGATGACTTTTTCCATAGCTTATCTGTGGGGCCGATTTGTCGCCCTGTAACAGACCGTTTCAATATTTCACGTGCAAAGCTTGCCTATTTACTTGATTCAACGGCTGCACCTGTTTGTGTTATCACGCCAATCTCGTCTTGGGGTGCTTACATTATTGCTATTCTTAGCGGTATTTTAGTAACAAACCACATTACAGATATCAGTGCTATTTCATTGTTTGTTCAAATGATCCCAATGAACTTGTACGCCGTGTTTACGCTATTAATGGTTATCGTTGTTATTTTCTTCCAACTTAACATTGGTCCAATGCGTCAACACGAAGAATGGGCAGAAGAAGGTAAGCTATGGGATGAATCTAAAGGCCACCCTAAAGGCTTAGAAATTACTACTGAGTCTGAAGGCCAAGGTACTATGATTGATATGGTATTGCCTATTCTGACACTGACTGTCTCCAGCGTTATCTTTATGATCATTAGTGGTGCTGAAGTATTAAGCGCAAAAGGCGAAGCTTTTAGCCTGATAGCTTCTTTAGAGCATACCGATCTAGGTGCTTCATTGGTTAATGCATCTTTATGTAGCCTAGCTGTTTCTATTCTTCTAGCTTTACGTTTAAAACTACCACGTAAGACTTGGTTAACTGCGGCACCTCAAGGTGTACAAGCGATGATCCCTGCAATCATTATTCTATTGTTTGCATGGACGATCGGTACTGTTGTGAGTGATATGTCTACAGGCCAGTACCTAGCCTCTTTAACTAAAGGTGGTTTCCCAACGGAATTACTACCAGCGTTAGTCTTCATCCTTTCATGTGCAATGTCATTTGCGACAGGCACAAGCTGGGGCACGTTCGGTATCATGTTACCACTTGCTGGTGATATGGCGGTAGCAAGTGATGCTCACCTATTAATGCCGATGTTATCTGCAGTACTTGCAGGATCTGTCTTTGGTGATCACAGCTCACCTATTTCAAGCACAAGTATCTTGTCTGCAACAGGTGCAGGTAGTCACCATATGGATCACGTGATGACTCAGCTACCTTATGCATTGACTGTCGCTATTGGCGCACTATTAGGCTATCTAGCAATGGGCATCTTATCTTCAACAGTTGCGGGTATTGCTGTAAGTTCTGTTTGGTTCCTTGCATGTTGTACGATTCACCTACGTCGTCATAAGAAACAACTGCAAGCAGTAATAGCATAA
- the ccoP gene encoding cytochrome-c oxidase, cbb3-type subunit III, with protein MSTFWSGWVIILTLIFLAIMIVVVAYYWKKNSAANANRTVDSFDGIDENDAAVPNLLLLSYLLAFIIAAVFLVLYPGMGNWQGLMKWQSSSEAASTSTTSLAKQISQVPNGDTSFQALSTSPEIVVAGRALFQTHCAACHLNQAQGQLHFPNLSDTVWLYGGSDEAIHHSIVKGRNGVMAGWKDILTEEEIENVSYYVASLEKNRIISEPAVKLELGKTVFDANCTACHGSNAKGNTAIGAPNLTDNIWLHDGSVEGIIATVKYGLNNLMPAFEEQLSDSEIQALGAYIRHQGNRQNEKLAALDPDMVSKGQYLAYAGDCIACHTGEGGEPFGGGLGFLTPFGTLYSTNISAHPTYGIGDYTYDEFYDALHKGKGKHGYLYPAMPYSSYQYVTDEDTQALWAYMQSLNFVNTRNEENKMMFPSNIRLGLLGWNIAFLNTDPLQYPADATEQWKRGKYLTMGLGHCSECHTPRNVAQALIEKELFQGNLIDGWKAPNITATELYQDRWDVKTLTDFLKTGHSDKGTAFGGMAEVVQNSTRFLTEQDVAAISEYLITGDKYNELDRSVPQLNPPGFGDLVPANVDIQTVELKPLSSNDPENEAKLYGLYVQTCGACHGKDGKGRKGIAPTLLNNGIIMHSDPYDTIAVTIRGLSPNFMEQDSNFMPMSSFNSVISDANLAKLISFVRNKLGDRTVAVTPQEVAEVRKDLIKGGYAGNIHAMTTPEQNQPNSITE; from the coding sequence ATGAGTACTTTTTGGAGTGGTTGGGTCATTATCCTAACCCTTATTTTTCTCGCAATTATGATCGTCGTTGTTGCGTACTACTGGAAGAAAAACAGTGCAGCCAACGCTAATCGAACCGTCGATAGCTTTGATGGTATCGATGAAAACGATGCCGCCGTACCAAACCTTTTACTTCTTTCTTATCTTCTCGCTTTCATTATCGCTGCCGTTTTTTTGGTGCTCTATCCTGGCATGGGAAACTGGCAAGGACTCATGAAGTGGCAATCAAGTAGTGAAGCGGCTTCAACCTCTACCACTTCATTAGCCAAACAAATTAGCCAAGTACCTAATGGTGATACATCATTTCAAGCATTAAGTACCTCGCCTGAAATTGTGGTCGCTGGTCGCGCTTTATTTCAAACCCATTGTGCGGCTTGTCATTTAAATCAAGCACAAGGTCAGCTTCATTTCCCTAATTTAAGTGATACCGTTTGGCTTTATGGTGGTAGTGATGAGGCGATCCATCATTCGATTGTTAAAGGTCGTAACGGAGTCATGGCTGGCTGGAAAGATATTCTGACTGAAGAAGAAATTGAGAATGTTTCATATTATGTCGCTTCACTTGAAAAAAATCGCATTATCTCAGAGCCCGCGGTCAAGCTTGAACTCGGTAAAACCGTATTTGATGCTAACTGTACGGCTTGTCATGGCAGTAATGCAAAAGGTAATACTGCGATTGGTGCGCCAAATCTAACCGATAATATCTGGCTTCACGATGGCAGTGTTGAAGGTATTATTGCGACGGTAAAATATGGCTTAAACAATCTCATGCCTGCTTTTGAAGAGCAACTCAGCGATAGCGAAATTCAAGCATTAGGTGCTTATATTCGCCACCAAGGAAATAGACAAAACGAGAAACTCGCAGCGCTTGATCCGGATATGGTTAGTAAAGGGCAATACCTTGCTTATGCAGGAGATTGTATTGCTTGTCACACTGGTGAAGGTGGCGAACCATTTGGTGGCGGTTTAGGATTTTTAACGCCATTTGGCACGCTTTATTCTACCAATATTTCAGCACATCCAACCTATGGTATTGGGGATTACACCTACGATGAATTTTATGATGCGCTACATAAAGGTAAAGGCAAACATGGCTACCTTTATCCAGCTATGCCCTACTCGTCTTATCAATATGTGACAGATGAAGACACCCAAGCACTTTGGGCTTACATGCAATCGCTTAATTTTGTGAATACTCGTAATGAAGAAAACAAGATGATGTTCCCAAGTAATATCCGGTTAGGACTACTTGGTTGGAATATTGCCTTTCTTAATACCGACCCTTTGCAATACCCAGCAGATGCCACCGAACAATGGAAACGGGGTAAATATTTAACCATGGGGTTAGGCCATTGTTCGGAATGTCATACTCCACGTAACGTTGCACAAGCCTTGATAGAAAAAGAGCTATTCCAAGGTAATTTGATTGATGGCTGGAAAGCCCCAAATATTACCGCAACAGAGCTATATCAAGATCGTTGGGATGTAAAAACACTAACCGACTTTTTAAAAACGGGTCATTCAGATAAAGGAACCGCATTTGGTGGTATGGCGGAAGTGGTACAAAACAGTACCCGTTTCTTGACAGAACAAGACGTCGCAGCCATTTCGGAATACTTGATCACTGGCGATAAATATAACGAGTTAGATAGATCGGTTCCACAGCTCAACCCACCCGGTTTTGGTGACTTGGTGCCAGCCAATGTTGATATTCAAACCGTTGAGCTAAAACCGTTAAGTAGCAACGATCCTGAAAACGAAGCCAAACTATATGGTTTATATGTTCAAACCTGTGGTGCATGCCATGGTAAAGACGGTAAAGGTAGAAAAGGGATCGCCCCTACACTGCTTAACAATGGGATAATTATGCACAGTGATCCTTACGATACAATTGCCGTTACCATTCGTGGTTTATCGCCAAACTTCATGGAACAAGACAGTAACTTTATGCCGATGAGTAGCTTTAACTCGGTGATCAGCGATGCCAACCTCGCGAAGTTAATTAGCTTTGTCCGCAATAAGTTAGGTGATAGAACTGTAGCTGTCACCCCACAAGAAGTGGCTGAGGTAAGAAAAGATTTAATTAAAGGCGGCTACGCTGGAAATATACACGCGATGACAACACCAGAACAAAATCAGCCGAATAGCATAACAGAATAA